ttttttatctctctcgaataatttataaaaccaaggagatatcctTGATAaaaccaatgaacatttataaaACCAATGTACATGCAAGGTTGAAATAAACTTCAAACATTATTTACATTATGCAAAACCCAATAGAATCTGGCAATACTTACGATCTCCCTCGCCCGAGGCGGAAGTAATAAAACAATCTCATTCACAAAAAGACGATAAGAGTAAAGGGTCATGGCGTGTCACAAATCGAGAATCCGTTGTTCCTTGTATAGTCTCAAAAACCTGTCTCTTTCAAATTAACGAGGGTGTAACATCACATAATTGATCttaaatcatgaatattatatgatttaaatcaattgaAGCAACAGATAATAACATAAATTAATTAGACATTGTTTGGAGTTATAAATTAGCATACAATGTCCCCTAAACCACCATTGTCTCTTGCGCCGTAAACGAATTTAGTTTGTACAGTAAGACTATCGCAGGTCGCGTGGATGGCTCGCTTGCAGGCATGCGGAGTTTAGATGAAGGTGTGTTGCGAATATACCACCCAatcaccacacacacacacgaccAAAATACTTTTGTGCACGAACTATTGTGTGGCTTGGCACGCGTACCACTCGCTCCCGTACAAAACAGAAAAGGTGTTCAATAACTCTGTATTCATCGAAACTTTTCATCGACTTGGCGCCCGATAAAGGCCAATTCATCCTTCGAAAGAGGAGAATATTCTGAAAGGATACCTGAGGTGGTTTGTTTGAGCTGAATGCTAGCGCAATCGCAGCCATTTGTCGTCATGGGGAAGGAAAAAGTTGTCGCGATTATGAGGAATATCGAGGAGCACCAGCAGAGAGTGGAACGGCACTCGCAGATAGATTCCAATGGGTAAGTTGTTGGGGGTACGCAACAGGTGCATGTATGGTGCATGGTGGTGGTGGCCGTGGTGGTAGTCAGTGTTCATATATAAAGCGTGTTGCTACGACCATGCTACGACAAAGCAATTCTATAGATAAACATGAGTAGATTTTAGAGTGATACTTTTCCTGAAACATTCTTCATGTCTTCATTTCAAAGTCATCAGATCCTTGTTGAAATTTTAAGATTATTGTTGAGCCCTGCTCCATAAAGAGTGTCTTTTGTGAGAACATGCATGAGAGGCGTCTCATTCATTTTACACAAACTGAAATTATCCTTAAAGGtctagtccaccccaggaaaatgttgatttgaataaatagagaaaaatcaaactagcataatgctgaaaatttcatcaaaatcagatataaaataagaaagttatgaattttttaagttccacttatttttcacaaaacagtgatatgcacaacttagttgcatgcaaatgagacagtcgatgatgtccctcactcactatttcttttgttttttattgtttgaattatacaatatttcattttttacagattcgacaataaggaccaatttgactgTGTCATATAGTTataaaacaatgttaattcctcatgttcagggtggaattaatcattgtttcacttgacaatgaggagaaaattagaatatttcatatttcacataataaaatacaaaagaaatagtgagtggatgacgtcatcagtcccctcatttgcataccgaccaggatgtgcatataactgttttgtgaaattaagcgaaactttaaaatatcataactttcttattttacatccgattttgatgaaattttcagtgttatgtttgttggatttttctctttttattcaaatcaacttttgttgggtggacttgtcctttaaatttaaaaagtgaGCATACCAACATGTAACCATGCTCCAATTGACTGGTGTTATGTTCATACAAAATATTGTACTATAGATTCAGGTGAgatatttatttgataaaattaaCAAGTGTGAGAGCATAATCTTTACTTAAACAATTATTCAAAACGGAGATGCGAAATTTAACTTTATCATGGCATTGGGTAGAAATGTttccaaattgaaattgaaagcaAATTTTCAGCTGAATTAAGTCATTTGACCATTTAACGTGATATTTGCTATTTTTAATGGGCTACGTGTAGAAAAACACATGTTCTTCGTCACCGTACTCAGTTAAGTCAGTTTCCGTATGAAGGCATGAGCTTCTTGGACATACGCTTGAACGTTTCTAAAGTCTACTTATTAGAGATAATTATCTAATGCAATTTCCAGCGATTCAGATATTTCAAGGAAAATTATTTTAGAGGTTTCACAACACTTCATACACTGAAATGATACAGGGAGTATGCTCCCAACAACCTGATCATTTGTTATCCTTGCATGGATAACGCTGTACATGCTAATATagttctttattacaaaatgtCAAAACCACTCtttaaatgataatgattaagAAGAAGGAAATGCTGTGCATATTGCATAGTGTGAAAAAATGGTTTAGTATTGCGATAGTTAACACCAATACATTAATTGGTcaattaaaataatggtaagGGATATATTGGCAAGATTCCAAGTTGTTAGGTGTCTGTACCATTGGTTGTTCTGCTTCGTTGTGTAATTATCTTTATAATTTTTCTCCTCTCCTATCATCtgcttctcctcctcctcttcttccttcttcttcttctccctcttctttttcttcttatttcttcttcttctccttcttctttttcttctcctccttcttcttcttctccttcttctttttcttctcctccttcttcttcttctccttcttcttcttctccttctttttcttcttctccttcttcttcttcttccttttctccttcttttttcctctctttcttcttcttcgtgcCCTCACCCTCTCCCCTTTACTTCCTCCGCTTCCTCTTATAATTATCCTCGTTCttgctcttcttctttttcatctgatcagtcgtcaccatcatcacactCCCCTTCCTCTCCTCAatctttcttttcattccttGACTTTCTTCAGAAAAATTGAATCTCTGCGTATTGTATTACGTCAATCACGATCTGATTTCATAAAAGGGTTAACAATCCTTATCCTACTTGGAGGCAATTTGCACCCCTCATTTCCCATTGAGGACACCTGTTGCACCCTACATCCTTCCTTTACCCCTCCCTCACTGCCTGCGATCCTATTTTCAATGtccatgacgtcatcaaccggcATTATCTTTATTAAGTTATTTTTCAATTGCGTGGATGcaattttctctatttctaGTGCCTGTCTCGATAgatctgtcttcgttttccggTTCAATCTTCGattgtcttttaattttatttttttcgcgATATTCTCAAAAACCTGGAAAGTGGTTAAATATCCTTTTAATGGAAATATCATGGTCTCatgggccgtttcataaaacttgttgcaataataatgataaaaatgcagTAACAGTTTAAGATTAATAAAATCATTCGATATAATTGGCCAATCGTGACCTTGTTAGAGAAATTGTGCATTAAGGGATCCGTATAACTGTTTGGGAGTCAGGGAAAGGCTGGTTCAAAGGTCTGGAGTCGTTtgtgagagggagagggagggggtggtAGGTCAACGGGATGGGATGAATAGGGCggtggagagggggggggggggtgagagggCATTCTTGCAAAGCTAGAGATCCCGGAGCGAAAACATTGAGTATAGTTTCGTTTTTAATTCCTATTCGGCCGGCATGGTTCATGGCCATGGCAAAGAAGGTTTATCAAACAACTACGGAGGAGATCGTGAGAAACTCCATGGAGAAAGTCATCTACACAACCTCaatgtttgtacatgtaaacatagCCACACCCTGTAACGAGTAACATACAACTTCACAAGGGCGCTCGAATACACATTTATGCGAGGAACACTGATTGGTCATGACCTACGGTAGAGGTCAGCCATGACGTCACAATACCCCATCGGCATCTCATTAACTTTGTCAGACGTTTAATTTCCGGGTTCTGCCTTTCAGCTTCCTCCAGTCCTCCCCTTCCACCGCGGAGTCATCTGTTCTCTCCGCCGAACAACCCTGTTTCACTGCAGAGAGGGGATCGCCCGAACCTGGTTTGAATTAGAAAGCTATTAACCTCAATTCTCTTCGATGAAAACACGGTGGAAGCAATTGACGTTCCTTGGGATCTGGTGACCTTTGAAGATCATGGAGAATTGCGGAAACATTCAACATTTTCTCTAGAAAATGAAAGAAGTCATGATTTCTTCCGTTCTGAGATCAGATAACTCgtttaaattctttattttcacCATTCCAAAAAAATCTGAGTATTAATTCCTCATCattagggggagggggtactGTAATTATAATTGTGGAGTCGTTGGGCATCATGGTTGTCCATAGATTTTCATGGAAATTGAATAGGCCTACTAAACAAGTAATGAGACTTCAATCTCggagtatgtacatgtaacctTTTAAgtccctttcacaattggtggtgcgactaCTTCCAATCGTTGCGATTGTGTGCAttatatattgtgaccaaatgatcgcaaacgatcgcacgagcaattgtgaaagccccttttaaaaacaaaaatgttgtCATGTTGGTCCACCCTAAAATGCCTCGAATCGTATTCATGATACACTGAATATACACGAATAAACTATAATGTACCCGTAATCTCGATCCAGGCTATTGCAAGCCCccaacccccacccccatcgGGGCGCTTCTTTTTGATAGGCCTACAGACATTACTCGATGTTTAATTTGCTGGCCAAAGTAAAATATAGTGATGTAGAGAAGTAGCGATGGAAACAAAATCAGGATTAGCCCAAATATCATTTGGACTCCCCTTTTGCAGTACTTTGGACATTTTGGACATTCTAAAACTTACCATCTAGGGTTCCCTTGGAAAGCAGGCCAATTTGCGAAAATGGGACAACCCTGTCTtgttaaagaaaaattaaattgtacTTCATATCGGGAATACTCCAGTATTGCCAGCGATCTTGCCAACAAATTACGAAAGAGTACGCTACACGTTAGGCCACATGGCTACAGAACCCAACaccaaaccatggacctactagagaTCCCATGACCAAACTGACCGATCGTATGCCAATGTAAACAGTGGCATCACGTGATCGCGGACCATTGATGGATTGCTGAAAACGAGATGCATATAAAGAAGAACCAGATGAGAGCTATTCAGACAGATAACGGCCACTCCTCAGAGGTGAACAGGTGCCTTTATCTCTGGTCTGAACACGGTGTCACTATGGTTTCTATGACATGGCGAAGAGGAAGACGAAGCGAACCTCGACGGCTCCACGCGAGCAACAGACCAATGGGTATGAACACGGCTTCTTGCCTTCTCACACAATGCTGCAGTCACAAgaaaaccgactccagaccgatctattactttattatcaatgacttacatgtaccatcggtcggtttggagtcggttacGTTGGTGTGACCATGGTAGGTCCATGGTGTGACAGTAGCATTGTTATCCCTCTTTCTATGATTGAACCCGAGTAATGAACCTCTCCTTGGACACGGACAATATCGTTGATAAGCTGTTCATGATCATGGCCCGACTGGAGATACCGGTCTCAGTATTAACTGCAGAAAGATTTGTAATCAAACGCAACGtggctttcaaccaatcaaatgcgcGTATTCTGGACTATAGCGCTTTTGAAGGTTGGAGTTGCGTTTAAACTCAACTCCTCCTGCAGCCAGCACCAATTAGGATTGAgatgaataattcaatttggAATACAGTCCAAGAATATTGTTTCAAGATGGTGTCTTCCCGGCAGAGTGTCATCCAGGAGcatttcttgattttgttttgttgagtCACTGCCATCAAATGCCATTGTGGGGATACCAACAAGTCTATCGATCGGCGGCATCGTTCGTTAGAACGAATTTCCCATTGGATAGACAGGATGGCGAAGGAAGTTTTTAATCTGGGAATCCGATTCCCCTTCTGATtctcattaatttattttggtATATCAACCTCCTCCCCCTTTTCCCCTCCCCGAAACTCTTTTTCTTAAAGAGATTGTATTGTTGGAATGTATGAGCCGACGTATGACGAATTGACAATGGCGAGTCGTTCTCTCTAACCCTATTTCTTGAAATGAAGAATTGTATTTTTGGTACAAACGCAAAATTATTTCTgtataaagaaacaaaaatagaatagaGTACTTGATGTTATAGGAAATGTGATCAAAGGAGAGAAAGGCTTGATACACTATACAAGTAGCAGGTCGGCGTACGCTGGCTAAAACGTCCAGGGTTTCGTTTCACTTTTATGATAACAAGTTTgcaatcagccaatcaaattgaatgatttcaggagctttaaactgttattatAAATCGGTAATTGTAACAACAAGTTTTATTAAACGGAGGTGTGAAAGTGACTTTAAACAAGattattatgtatataaagAGTCGCAATTGAACCAGAGACGAACGCAAACATTCAAATGCAACAACTTACGCGACATGGTATGTACCATGGTAAAAATGCTCCGGTATATGATGACCCATGCATTTGCCTTTCGTGTTTTTAAAGCAAGATGGACCATATCATTTTCTCAGCAGAAGTTATTGATGAATGTGGATATGTTGCAGCTGTGGCTCGCATAAACCACCCACCACATTATCAACCAAAAATACTGGACCTAACCGCTGACAAAAATATTGCCTCTGCGGTGTGGACCTAACTAAAAAAATATCGTTTTTGATAAAGAGATTAATAAACCGTCCTTAATCTAAAATAAATGGCAATGACATGGGGGATATAAAGAGTCTCAAGACAGACTACCTTACCGATGGTGTTATACTGACTACTGCATTACGTGTTTTAATGGATATCATCTCACAGTGATGGACattaacaaaatgaattataatgaCAAACAGTCTCGGTGAATGCAAACTCGAAAGATCAAAATTGTTTATAGATTTACATGGGATTCTTACAGATTTCTTACAAAATGCAAGATTGAAAAGGCAGTTATTGATATATTATCATATAAGATTCGTAAATTTGTTGTCTTTTTCATAACTATCAatagtatttttgtttttatattcccTACTTTATTCGTTACTTTGTAAGGAAGGCCTTATTGAAGTTACACTCACTGCTCAAATGCATAGTAAAAGAATCGTAATCAGATGTCATTAAGGTGATGTTCTACGTGAGAACAACTCCGGAACAACTTCCAGATAGAATGTACAAAAGTACCCGCattggtttaaaactaaatCATGTAAGCATGCAACCATCAAGACAGAGTTCTCCAAGAGGGGACCCAGGGGAGGCTCCTTTACGAATggaattttacagattttactcaaattattatttatatagaCTCAAATTGGTATCTAAcgttaaaatatattatttatctaTCGCATGTATACATGGGTTCTACAGTTCCTTTGGAAGGAAGTTATTGCGTGCATTTCTAATCGCATTGTTTCTCCAGGGTTGGGTATGCCAACATTGCTGTCCGAGTGTGAACTACGGTACTTCCTGCCCAAAGTCCATAATATTTACACACGCTTTGGAGTTCTTCAGTGTCTTACGATACCATCAGGTTCAAAGAGTTCATGTGAAACCTGTCCAGTCGATGGCCATTTCACTATGCTCTATGGCTGTGGTCATGGTCGTTCCTGCGTTCGGTATTGTtcttttaccttttgtttttgtCCAGGTAACTCCAACATGACCGGACATGGTGGCTCATTGGTAAGGCGCCTGTCAGGAAGGCCGTAGGTTCAATTCCCGGCCGAATCATGTCAAAGACATTAAAATAAGGGCATTTCTGTCACCTTGTCCGTCGCTCGACGTTTTAGAACGGAGAAGGGCTAATACTTAACATGTTTTGCATAAACTTTGAGGAAAGGACTCGTACTTCTCACCcattcaaaatcaaggaaagttgtcggcTGAAAAAACATTTATGAATTGCGCCCCTGAAATGACGATGacccttttcttttatttaaaaaaaaatctaatataTATTCTTTGACCCTCATCTCAATATCTTAGATATTCTCATCTCAAGAGCGTTTAATAAACATAAACTTGGCATCACAATATATCATTTCTTTGTAatacaatatatatttgttcGTATTTTTTGCCCCTCCTGTTGAGGTTGAGGTTTTCCAGATACGCCACAAATAAGGGGTAGTCCATCCTGTCTTGCATCTGATTCAAATGGTAATAACTAGGATATGTTCAAGATACTTTAGAAACCCTAAGACTGTTGCTTGTCTCAGGAACAGGATTGAGATCAGCCTGATtatacccacccccccccctccttccatTTCTGATTAAAGAACGAGATATCCATTGATCAACTCTACAAATGGCAAGGCTTTATTTGCAGCAAGTGCTAGAGTAGCAACAGGTCATCAAAGTCCACTCACTTCCGCTTGAAGTGTAAAGTGCAATCATTGATTAATGATGGTTAGTTCGATGACCATTTATCTCTCTTATACTGAGATAAGCCACATCCGCTATTGCTACATGTATTCTTATTGTGCTATTAATAAACACCTGGCGCTACCTGCAGGGAATTCGGGTCTACAGTCCTTTCATTTTGTGTTCAGCTGTTAGGGTCCAGTATTCAACGAACTATTACGTTGATACCCTTTTTTCTTATCAATTCCTCATGTCCATTCCTCTTGAAGATTCAGGTGATTTGGTCCAAGGCAATATGAGCAAATCCTATACTAGTTCctcagaccatggacctactggtAAGTCTCATTGCTAGACTATTTGGTCACAACGAGACTTTGTCTATTGAATTGATGTCCTAGTCCTTGTCAAGTTCTTGTGTCCATTCTTCTTGGAGGATTTGGTGCATTGGTCCTTGCAGTAGACACAGATCCGATTCTTTAGCCATGATATGTAAATTAGATATCCTTCTTATCTTATAAATTCTATTCTTATCCCATACTGTTCCTCAGTGAAACTATTGACAAAGTCCTCAACGTGAACCTTTCCTACCTCGAGGCCACGGATGCAAGGAGTCCATCATGGATCGCTACTTAAGAGCTCTTGATAAATACTGGCATGAAGGCTGGCTCTCCCATGACCTTTGCAAGTGCCAACCGGGGATATTGACTGTcaattatacatcaaacttccATTGGGTCCTTGACTGTATCTAGACCTTAGTAGGTCATCGGGTCTGAGTATAAATTGTATGTATAGACACAGATACAGATTCAATAATTCCtcttatcatggacctactatgtaGTTAGTCCGAGGCCACAAATCATTAATTTCATTGCTCTTACATGTGTTCTATTATATTCTCATACTTTTCCTCAGTGAAACTGTTGATGAAGTCCTCAACGTGAACCCTTCCTACTTGGAGTGCCACGGATGCAAGGAGTCCATCAAGGATCGCTACTTCTTAAGAGCTCTTGATAAATACTGGCACGAAGACTGTCTTTCCTGTGACCTTTGCCAGTGCCGACTGGGGGAAGTCGACTGTCACATGTACAGCAAGCTTGGAAGGAAGCTCTGCAAGCGGGATTATCTCAGGTTAGTAGGTGTGAATCTTTGCTGAAAACCTCTAATGGCTTCAAGATTTTCGTAGGGGAGTTGTTTAACCCTGTGCATCTCTGAATTTAGACATTTTATGCACAGCTCTCTTAATAAACTGTGCTTTAAAAACATTGCAGTATTGGCAAACCCATATTGTCTGATAATTTCTGATAGAGCAGTCTTTAAGAGGATTGAAGGTTGCCACTTGTGTCATAACTCCAAAATAGAGCTTTTTTTTAGGTGTCCACACAATTCCTAGATAT
This Lytechinus pictus isolate F3 Inbred chromosome 9, Lp3.0, whole genome shotgun sequence DNA region includes the following protein-coding sequences:
- the LOC129268100 gene encoding rhombotin-2-like; protein product: MLAQSQPFVVMGKEKVVAIMRNIEEHQQRVERHSQIDSNGETVDEVLNVNPSYLECHGCKESIKDRYFLRALDKYWHEDCLSCDLCQCRLGEVDCHMYSKLGRKLCKRDYLRLFAPSGVCSACNRAIPAYELVMTTSSECRYHLECFKCSQCDKHFCVGDKYFLVGSKIMCEDHC